A segment of the Thiohalomonas denitrificans genome:
GGGTCCATCTGAAACAGCGCATCGGGCCGGCGAGCAGCGTTTGCAACCGGGTAGACCCGCCGGGGCTCGCCATTCGCCGCACCGATAAGGCCACAGACCTCGCTCTCCGGAGAACTCTGCGCATGAGAAAGGATTTGATTAACGATGGTGCGGGGAATTCGAATGGGCGTCATGGTGTTTTTGGTTGCTGGTTGCTGGTTGCTGGTTGGATTATCGCGCCGGGGGCGGCCCTCCTACCAGAGGGACGGAGCCACGCCCCGGTAGGAGGCGCGCCCTCGCGGCGATATTCGTCACGGAGGCCATCGCGCCGGGGCGGCCCTCCTACCAGGGGGACGGAGCCACAGCCGCGGTAGGAGGCGCGCCCTCGCGGCGATATTCGTCACGGAGCCATCGCGCCGGGGCAGCCCTCCTACCAGAGGACGGAGCCACAGCCGCGGTAGGAGGCGCGCCCTCGCGGCGATATTCATCACGGAGGCCATCGCGCCGGGGCGGCCCTCCTACCAGTGGGGCGGAGCCACAGCCTCCGGTAGGAGGCGCGCCCTCGCGGCGAATTCCGTCCGGAGCCATCGCGCCGGGGCGGCCCTCCTACCAGGGGGACGGAGCCACAACCCCGGTAGGAGGCGCGCCCTCGCGGCGATATTCGTCACGGAGGCCATCGCGCCGGGGCGGCCCTCCTACCAGGGGGACGGAGCCACAGCCTCCGGTAGGAGGCGCGCCCTCGCGGCGATTTGCATCACGGAGCCATCACACGCCAAGGCGGCGCCTACCTGGATCCGCAGACCGGGCAGGCAGGATCTTTGCGCAACCGGAGCGTTCGCCACTCCATCGACAATGCATCGAGCAGCAGTAAACGCCCCCCCAGGGTCTCGCCGATCCCGAGCAGAACCTTGACCGCTTCGGTCGCCTGCACGGTGCCTATAATACCGACCACCGGGGAGAGTACGCCGGTGAGATTGCAGTTTTCGCCCTCGCCGCTCTCGTCCCGGTAGAGACAGCGATAACAGGGCGCATCATCCCGCTCGTTGTGGAATACCGTCACCTGACCTTCGCAGCGAACCGCCGCTCCCGAGACCAGCGGGGTTCGGTGGCGCACACAGGCCTCATTGAGAGCGAAGCGGGTCTCGAAATTGTCGGAGCAGTCCAGCACCACGTCAGCTTTTGCAACCTGGGTACGGAGTGCCTCCCCCTCCAACTGGCCGTCGATGGTCTCGACGGTCACATCGGGGTTGAGCGACAGGATCGCATCCCGCGCCGACTCGACCTTGGAGCGGCCCACATCGCTGTGCCGATGAATGACCTGGCGCTGAAGGTTACTGAGTTCCACCCGATCGAAATCAACCAGCGTCAGCTTACCGACCCCGGCCGAGGCGAGATAGATAGCCACCGGTGAACCCAACCCCCCCATACCGATAATCAGCACACGCGATTCAAGCAGGCGTTGTTGACCATGGGCCTCCACCTGAGGAAGGGTGATGTGCCGGCTATAACGTTCGAGTTGGTCTTCGTTCATCTTCAACTAAAGGCATGAGATACGGAATACGGGATATGAGGGAATGAACACGCTGCGCGAGTGGTTGATCATAATGAGGTTGTGCGCGCAGCGCACGCATTCCTCGTATCTCGTCCCTCATGCCTCGTATCTGCGCCCTTATTGGTATTTACGCCAGTACTCGGGGCGTCCGTCGCGGCAGCCGTGCTGGAGGCGTTGATAACGCTGAATAAATACATGGACACCGGTATTGCACTGCTCAAGCCCCATATTCTGGCGTTCCGTCTCTTCGGTGTAGTAGTAGAGCGCCCGCTTGATCTTGGCCATCAGATGGTTGGCGAGATGGAATCCGAGCTCGGTGAGCGCATCATCGATGATATTGAGCGTCACATAGCGGATATCGTACCCGACCAGAAGCTGTGTATCGCCCACCGGACGGGCGTACAGAACCCCCTCCACCCCATTGAGAAGCAGGCTGGCGGCATCAGCCTGATCATCAGGGCGAAGCGTGCAAAACAGAATCTCGCGGTGTTTAATCCGACTGTCTGGATCAGTATCCATGCTCACCATCTTAGCCCGAATATTTCATCGAATGCGAGCCTGCCCGGCGACACCCCACGATCACGTAGGGCGCATTCTCGATACGCCCCCCGACCTGCCCTTAAAGCGGCGCATTTACCGGATCCCCCATACCGTTGTGAGGCCCGGTAATCAATGCGCCGCGACTCCCATCGGTTGGCGAGATGGTGCATTTGGAGAAGTTGGCCGTTTCGGGCACGCATCCGGTCGCTTGTGGAGCGGTGCCTTGGAAGAATGTACCCTACGAGGGCTTTTCCATCTGTCCGCCGCTTATCCGCTCCTGTCCGCTGAGGTCCCGTTCTGTGAATACGTTCGCAAAGCCGGCGTTGTCCAGGAGCTGGCGAACGGCACTCCCCTGGTCGAAGCCGTGCTCCAGCAGCAGCCAGCCGCCCGCTTCCAGGTGCGGGGGTGCGCCGGTGACCAGACGGCGGATGGCGTCCAGTCCGTCGGAGCCGGAGGTCAGCGCCGTGCGCGGCTCAAAGCGGACATCCCCTTCCAAGAGGCAGGGATCGCCCTCGCGCACATAGGGAGGGTTGCTGACGATCAGCCGAAACCGGTCCTCTCCCAACGGCTCGAACCAGGAGCCGGTGAGCCACTGCACGTTAACAAGGCCGGCCCGTTCGGCATTACTGCGGGCCACGGCCAGCGCCGGCACGGATCGGTCAACAGCGACCACGCGGCACTTCGGCCGCTCGCTGGCAAGGGCCAGCGCAATGGCGCCACTGCCGGTGCCGAGGTCCGCCAGCCGCCACTCGGCATCAGCGGGAATGCGCGCCAGTGCCGCTTCCAGCAGTAGTTCGGTCTCCGGACGGGGAATCAGCGTATCGGGGGTAACCTGCAGATCGAGATCCCAGAACTCCCGATGTCCGGTCAGATGGGCTATCGGTTGACCGGCGGCGCGCCGGCGGATACATGCCTCGAAGCGATCCGCCTGCTCCTCGCTGAGGCGCTGTTCCGGCCAGGTATAGAGATGGGTTCGCCCCCGACCGAGCACATGACCAAGCAGCACCTCCGCATCCAGCCGCCCAGTGTCATGGTCAGCCAGGCGTTTGGCGGCTTCTTTCAGGGCTTCGGCAATCGTCGGCATTGGGCGCTCAGCGTTTAACCACGGGGAACACGGGGCGCACGGGGAAGAAAAAACCAAATGACCTGTTTTACCCCGTGGTCCCCGTGGCTATCAGTTCCTCATTTAGGGTCTGTGCAGCAGGGGGCTCCTGATGAACTTGCCCCCGCTGTCATTATGAGGAGCCCCCAGCGACGAAGTAATCTGGTACTTGGCACTTCGAGATTGCTTGGTCGCTGGGGCTCGGCTTTGGCATCCTGTGTCGCTCTACCACCTACATCCATGTAGCCGTCCTCGCAATGACGGCTAAATGTTCGTCATTGATTCGGGCCTCGGGCCGCGCAGCGGCCGGTGGCTCTTGAAGAACTTAACGATTATCCCTTGAATTTCGAACCACCACGGGGAACACGGGACTCACGGGGCGGAAAAAACCGAACAATTTGGTTTACCCCGTGGTCCCCGTGTCCCCCGTGGTTAAGCCTGATTCCCTACTCCTCGGCCAAGGCTGCCAACTGTTCGGTCTGGTGCTCGGAGATCAGCGGTTCGACCACCTGGTCAAGGTCGCCCTGCATGATGTCTTCGAGTTTGTAGAGCGTGAGATTGATGCGGTGATCGGTGACCCGTCCCTGCGGAAAGTTGTAGGTGCGGATGCGCTCGGAGCGGTCGCCGCTGCCTACGAGGCTCTTTCGGGTTGCGGCCTGTTCTGCCGCCTGCTTCTCCTGCTCGACGGAAAACAGCTTGGTCCGCAGCAGAGCCATCGCCTTGGCGCGATTCTTGTGTTGGGAGCGTTCGTCCTGGCACTCGACGACGATGCCGGAAGGCAGGTGCGTCAGGCGGATAGCCGAATCGGTCTTGTTGACGTGCTGACCGCCGGCGCCGGAGGCGCGAAAGGTATCCACCTTGAGGTCGGCAGGATTGACATCCACCGCCTCGACCTCGTCCACCTCGGGCATCACCACCACGGTGCAGGCAGAGGTGTGAATCCGCCCCTGGGATTCGGTCTCGGGCACACGCTGCACGCGGTGGGCGCCGGATTCGAACTTCAGCCGCGAGTAGACGCCCTGCCCCACCACGCGGGCGATAATTTCCTTGTAACCGCCATGCTCCCCTTCACTGGCAGAGATCACCTCCACCTGCCAGCGCTGGCGCTCGGCGTAACGGCTGTACATGCGAAACAGGTCGCCGGCGAACAGTGCCGCCTCGTCACCGCCGGTACCGGCACGGATCTCGATGTAGGTGTTCTTGGTGTCGTTGGGGTCGCGGGGCAGCAGCAGCTTCTGCAATTCAACCTGCAGCTCTTCACGCCGCTGCCGCGCCTCCCGGAGCTCCTCCTCACCCATGGCGCGCATTTCCGGATCACTCCCGGAGACCAGCTCTTCGGCGGTTTCGATGTCGTCGAGCGTGCTGCGATAGGCGTCAAAGGTCTCCACCACGGGCTTCAGGTGGGCATATTCCTGCGAAAGACCGCGAAAACGGCCCTGATCGCCAATGGTTCCGGGATCGGCAAGCAGGGCACTAAGCTCCTGCAGCCGCTCGGAGAGATTCTCGAGCTTGCTATGGATGGAGGCTTTCACAGATTGTCTTCGGGGATCTTGAGATTGAACAGCTCGCGGGCGGTATCCAGCAGTTCCAGGCGCCCCTCGTAACCGGCCTGTTTCATCTGAACACAAGGTTCGTGGGTCAACTTGTTGGTCAGTTGCCGGGCCAGTTCCGTGATCACCTCTTCCGTGTCGTGACCAGCGCGCAGTTGCCGCATCGCATGCTCCAACACCTCGTCACGCATGGCCTCGCTGCGACCGCGATAGGAACGAATGGTCGCCACCGCCTGGAGCGAACGCATCCACCCCATGAAGTGGGCTACCTGGGTTTCGATGATCTCCTCGGCCTGCTGGGCGGCTTCCTGGCGGGAGCGCAACCCCTCGTCGATGATCTCCTGCAGGTCATCCACCGTATAGAGATAGATGTCATCCAGCTCGCCCACTTCCGGCTCGATATCCCGCGGAACCGCGATATCGACCATCAGTACCGGCCGGTGCTTGCGCGCCTTCACCGCCGACTCCACCATGCCCTTGCCGAGGATCGGAAGCTGGCTTCCGGTGGAGGAGATGACGATATCGGCCTCCGCCAGATGGGCGGGGATTTCATTGAGTGCGATGGCATAGCCGCCGAATTCCGCAGCCAGCGCGTGCGCCTTCTCTACGGTTCGATTGGCGACCACGATCTGCCGAATGCCATTTTCGTAGAGATGCCGGGCCACCAGCTCGATGGTCTCGCCGGCGCCAATCAGCAGGGCGGTGTGCTCGCTGAGATCCGAATAGATCTGCCGGGAAAGACTGACCGCCGCGAACGCCACCGAGACGGGACTGGCGCCGATGGCCGTATCAGTGCGTACCTGCTTGGCGACCAGAAACGTGTGCTGAAACAGCCGGTTCAATTTTCGACCGATAGTGCCGGCGTCGTGGGCCGTGCTGTAGGCACTCTTCATCTGCCCCAGGATCTGCGGCTCGCCCAGCACCAGGGAATCCAGGCCGCTGGCCACCCGCAGCATGTGGCGTACCGCCATGCGATCCGGATGGGTGTAGATGTACGGATCCACCTCTTTGGCATCGAGGCCGTGAAACTTCCTGAACCAGGAGAGAACGGCTTCGGGATCGGAGTCATCCAGACCGCAGTAGAGCTCCGTCCGATTGCAGGTCGACAGGATGGCCGCCTCGCTCACTCCGTTGTGAGCCGACAACTCCTGCAGTGCCTCCGGCAATTTTTCCGGACAGAAGGCCACCCGTTCCCGGATCTTCACGGGTGCCGTTTTGTGATTGATGCCAAAAGCCAGCAGCGTCATGGAACCCCAAACCCGGAAAGTGACTCGCGTATCGGCCAATTTTGCGCTAGTGCGCGTTTCCTAATCAAGGCCAGTTCTATACTTAGGACCCGGAAACCGATAATTGGCCCCCATATTGCGCCGGATTCTGGTCTGGATTCAAGGCGCAGAGGGTGCATGGCCGGACCAGGGACCCTCGGCGCAAGACAGAATCCGGCGTGGCGACAGGAAAAGCGGGTTGATACTGCAATTCCATGCCCCTGGCCGCCGATCGGCACCCGGAATTCGGATTACAAAAGAAATTTCGGGCCAAAGGCGGGAGTCTCGAATCGTTTTCACATGTCTATAGTGGACAGCGGAAAGCCCGGGAAGATTCCCGGTGGCGAGATCCGGGGCAATCATCTGCGTTATAGTTGACCGGTCGCGGCTAACGCAGTTCGGCGGAGATTGGAAGTAATGAGGAAGTATCTGATAGTAGCGATAGGCGGCCTGTTGGCCGGCTGCAGCACCCTTTCGCAAAACGCTCCCGAAACCGGGGAGGGGCAGCAGCCCTCGACTGCCGTGCAGCAGGAGTCGGCCCCGGAATCGAGTCCGGAACCACTTCCCGAGCCCGGTGCAACGAGCCGGATCGAGCCCCGGATGCTGTATCAGCTTCTGGTGGCCGAGTTTGCCGGACAGCGCGGCGATCTGGGCCTCTCGGCCCGCAGTTATCTCAATACCGCCCGCAGCTCCCGCGACCCGCAGGTCGCGCGTCGGGCGGTTCACGTGGCGGTTTACGGTCGTGACTACGAACGCGCCCGGGATGCCGCCGAACTCTGGGTGGAACTGGAACCGGACAGTGTCGAGGCGCGCCAGTCCCTCGCCGCCCTGCAGATAAAGGCCGGGCAACTCGATGCGGCGGTGGAACATCTCGGGGTCGTTCTCGACTCGTTTGGTGATGACCTCACCCAGGGGTTCTCCCTGGTTACCAGCCTGCTGAGCCGGGAGCAGAACGGCAAGCATGCCCTGCAGGTCATGCAACAGCTGATGCAGAAGTATCCCGGGAACATGGAGGCGCTCTACGCCTACGCCGAACTCGCAGGCAAGATCGGGGACAACGGCGAGGCCCTGAAGGCACTGGACCAGATACTGGACGCCAATCCGGAACGGGTCGAGGCGCTGATTCTGAAGGCCAACCTGCTGCATCGCACCCGGCAGCCTGCAGAGGCAGTGGCTGCGATGCAGAGGGCCGTCGAGCTGCAGCCGGAGAACAGCAATCTGCGCCTGAGCTATGCCCGGCTCCTGGTGGATGCCCAGCGACTGGAGGCGGCACGCCGCCAATTCCGGAGCCTGGAGTCGGAACTGCCCGACGACCCGGACATCGCCCATGCCCTGGGATTGCTCGCCATCCAGGCCGAAGACCTGGACGAGGCCGAGCGCTATTTCCGCAAACTCCTGGAGAGCGATCAGCATAAAAGCCAGGCGGCCCTTGCCCTCGGACAGATCGCCGAATCGCAAGACGACCCGCAACAGGCCATCCAGTGGTACAACTCCGTATCCGGTGAAGCCTTCATGGATGCACGGCTGCGCGTCGCCCTCTTGATTGCGAACGAGGACGGCCTCGATGCGGCACGCGAGTATCTCCACGGACTCGAACTCGGCGCACCGGAACAGCGACTGCGGCGGGTGATGGCAGAGGGGATGTTGCTCAGCGATGCCCAACGCCACGAGGAGGCCATGGCGGTCTATAGCCGCGGCCTGGAGAGCTTCGAGGGGAATTCGGACCTGCTCTATGCCCGGGCCATGGCGTCGGAGCGGGTGGACCGCATCGACCTGCTGGAACAGGACCTCAAGACCATTCTGGAATCGGAACCTGACAACACCCAGGCCCTCAACGCCCTCGGCTACACCCTGGCCGACCGCACGGATCGCTACGAAGAGGCGAAAAGCTATATCGAGCGGGCCTACGAACAGGCGCCGGCAGACCCGGCGATCGTCGATTCCATGGGCTGGGTGCTTTACCGGCTCGGAGAACACGAGGAGGCGCTGAACTACCTGCGCCGTGCCCTGAGCCTGCAACACGACGGCGAGATTGCCGCCCATCTGGGTGAAGTCCTCTGGGTTACCGGGCAGCGGGACCAGGCGCGCGAGATCTGGGACGAGGCACTGGAGTACGCTCCGGAACATGAACTGCTGCAAAACGTCATCGAGCGATTCACCAGCCGATGATCCGTATTTCAGGCATCCTCGCAGTCGCCTTGTTGACGGGCTGTGCCGCCCTCGCCCCGGAACCGCCGGTCGCCGACCCGGAACAGGCCTGGGCCATCCACCGCGACCGTCTGGAGACAATCGACAACTGGGGCCTTAACGGCCGGCTGGCGATACAGTCCGACGGCGAAGCGTGGCACGCCACCCTCAATTGGCGCCAGGAGGACAGCCGCTACGCCATGCGCATCACCGCGCCACTGGGACAGGGCAGTCTTCGTCTGGAAGGCAGCCCGCGCTTTGTGCAACTGCAGACCAGCAAGGGCGAACGAGCCGTTTCCGACGATCCGGAGCAGCTGCTCTATCAGCAGCTGGGCTGGCCTGTTCCGGTGGCCTCCCTGCGCTACTGGGTGCTTGGGCTGCCGGCGCCCGGCGCGGCGCAACGCGAACTGGATTCGCAGGGCCGGCTGGCTCGGCTGCAACAGGACGGATGGTCCATCCGCTTCATGGATTACCGCCAGCAGGACGGCGCAGAGGTGCCCACCCGCGTCTTTGCCAGCCGCGGCGATGCGGAGGTGCGGCTGGTAATCGGTAACTGGACCCTTCCCTCACCCGCCGGAGCCGGCTGAGGGACGCGGGATGAGGGCATCAACCTGGCCGGCACCGGCCAAGATCAACCTTTTTCTGCATATCACCGGCCGCCGCGAGGATGGCTATCACCTGCTGCAGACCGTTTTCCAGTTTCTGGATTACGGTGACGAGCTGACCTTCTCCCTGCGCGAAGACGGGCGCATCGAGCGACCCTCTTCGCTGGCGGGCGTTGCCGCCGAAGAGGACCTGGTGGTCCGCGCCGCACGGCTACTGAAAAAATCGTCAGGGTGCCCTCTGGGCGCCGACATTCGGGTGGACAAACGCCTGCCGATGGGTGGTGGGCTCGGCGGCGGCAGCTCCAATGCAGCAACCACCCTGGTTGCGCTAAATCATCTGTGGGGGCTCGGCCTCTCCGAGGAGCACCTCGCCGCGCTCGGTCTCGAGCTGGGTGCCGATGTCCCGGTCTTTGTCCGCGGCCGGGCCGCCTGGGCCGAAGGGGTCGGTGAACAGCTCACTCCGGTGGAGCTCCCCGAGCCCTGGTTCGTGGTCATCGTGCCGCCGGCATCGGTCTCCACCGCCGAGCTTTTCGGTGCCCCGGAATTGACACGCGACTGTGCGCCAATCACAATAGCCGACTTCCTGTCGGGCGCAGGTTCGAATGTATTCGAGCCGGTGGTCCGGTCCCGCTATTCGGCGGTAGCCGAGGCGCTGGACTGGTTGACGAATCACGGTCCGGCCCGTCTGACTGGCAGCGGGGGCTGCATTTTCGCACCCTTTTCTGACCAGCAGCAGGCGCGCGAGGTCCTGGCGGTACTGCCAGAGGGCTGGCGGGGATTCGTCGCTCAGGGCAGGAACCGATCGCCATTGCTGGCGCACCTGGCGCTGCAAGGCTGATCGCAAAAACAGTTGGGGCGTCGCCAAGCGGTAAGGCACTGGCTTTTGATGCCAGCATACGCAGGTTCGAATCCTGCCGCCCCAGCCATATTCGGTTGTGTCGCCTTCGGGTGATGCACAAGCTCGTAAGCAGCGGCAGCCGTCCGACCTGATCTGTCGCACCAACCGCGTTTGGGATGAGGTATCCATGCCTTTCCGGCATCCGTTCAGAGGATCCACCGTTTCCGACATGATGGTGTTTGCAGGAAACGCGAACCCGAAATTGGCGCAGGACATCGCCGCCTACCTCAGCATTCCACTGGGTAAATCCATTGTCGGGAAATTCAGCGATGGCGAGGTCATGGTGGAGATCCTGGAGAACGTGCGTGGCAAGCACGTCTTCATCGTCCAGCCTACCTGTGTCCCCACCAACGACAACCTCATGGAACTGCTGGTGATGGTGGATGCGGTGCGCCGCGCCGCCGCCGGTCGCATCACCGCGGTCATGCCCTACTTCGGCTATGCCCGTCAGGACCGGCGCCCGCGTTCGGCGCGGGTACCCATCACCGCCAAGGTGATCGCCAACATGATCACCACCGTGGGCGTCGACAAGCTGCTGACGGTCGACCTGCATGCCGATCAGATTCAAGGCTTTTTCGACATCCCGGTCGACAATGTCTATGCCTCGCCCATCCTGCTCGGTGAGATCTGGCGCAACCGGGACCCGAACATGATGGTGGTCTCTCCCGATGTGGGTGGTGTGGTGCGTGCCAGGGCCCTGGCCAAACGGCTGGATGATGCGGACCTGGCGATTATCGACAAGCGCCGGCCCAAGGCCAATGTCTCACAGGTAATGCACATCATCGGTGATGTCGAGGGGCGCCACTGCGTGCTCGTCGACGATCTGGTGGATACCGCGGGCACCCTGTGCCAGGCGGCCGACGCGCTCAAGGAGCACGGCGCCTCCAAGGTCTCGGCCTACATCACCCATCCGGTACTCTCCGGCTCGGCTTCCGACAAGTTGGACCAGTCGGCACTGGACGAACTAGTGGTCACGGACACGATTCCGCTGTCACCCGAGGCACGGGCCTGCAAGACCGTTCGCCAGGTTTCCATCGCCGAACTGCTGGCGGAGACCATGCGCCGCATCAACAACGACGAGTCGGTCAGTTCCCTCTATATGGACTGACCTGAATAGCTATCCGGAAATCGTGTCCAACACGCTCCTTTGGTACCATACCGAGATATACCTGTAGGAGCGGCGGAAGCCGCGATTCGGCGCATCGCGACTTCCGTCGCTCCTACATGCGTGGACACCAATGGAGTGTCCCAAGAAATTCGGGCCGCCGGCATTGCGCCGGCGGCCTTTTAACTGCCGACCCTGGTCGCGGGGGAGGCGGAGCAAGCGCATCCATGGGGGATGGGCTGCTCACGGGTTTTCTTCCCTGGAGGGGAACCCTCAAAACCACTGGAGTGAAAGACCATGAGTGAAGTTAATTTCAACCTGACCGCTGAAGTCCGCAGCGACAAGGGGAAGGGTGCGAGCCGCCGCCTTCGTCGCACGGGCAAAATGCCGGCCATCCTGTACGGCACCGGACAGGAGCCGACGTCGATCGTCGTTGACCACGACAAGCTGATGCACAATCTGGAGCACGAAGCCTTCTACTCCCACGTCCTCACCATTACGGTGGATGGCAAGGAGGAGAGCGCAGTACTCAAGGACCTGCAGCGTCATCCGGCCAAGAACCAGCTGATTCACGCCGATTTCCAGCGTGTGTCTGCCAACGAGAAGCTCCGCATGCACGTCCCGCTGCACTTCATCGGCGAAGACATCGCTCCGGGCGTGAAAATCGGCAGTGGTCTGGTGACCCACACCCTGACCGATGTCGAGGTTCTGTGTCTGCCGAAGGACCTGCCGGAATACATCGAAGCCGACCTCTCCAGGCTGGAACTGGGTCAGTCGCTGCACCTGTCGGAACTCATCGTGCCGGAAGGCGTTGAGCTGGTCGAACTGATGCACGGCGCCGGCCACGACCTACCCGTTGCGCAGATCCAGGCCACCCGCGCCTCCGTCAAGGGCGGTGCCGGCGAAGAGGCCGAGGACGAGGGCGAAGAAGCCGCCGAGTAAAGCACGGCAAACGCCTGAAGGAGTCTGGCATTGACCTCGCCGATTCAGCTCATCGTAGGCCTGGGCAACCCGGGGACCAGGTACGAGCCGAGCCGACACAATGCCGGCTTCTGGTTTATCGACGAACTGGCGCGCCGCCACGGCGGCGCGCTTCGTTCCGAGAACAAGTTTCACGGTGAAGTGGGCCGTCTGCAGATCGCGGGAAACGACGTCTGGCTATTGAAGCCCATGACCTACATGAACCGCAGCGGCCAAGCCGTGGCCGCCCTTGCCCACTTCTACAAAATCCCTGTCGAAGCGGTCCTGGTCGCCCACGACGAGCTCGATCTCCCTCCCGGCGGCGTCAAACTCAAGCAGGGCGGAGGCCACGCCGGTCACAACGGCCTGCGCGACATCTGCGCCCAGCTTGGCCGCGACTTCCTGCGAATGCGCATCGGCATCGGCCACCCCGGCCACGCCAGCGAAGTCACCGGCTACGTCCTCGGCAAACCATCACCCGAAGAGCGTGGTCTAATGGAGCGCGCCATCGACGAATGCGTGGAAGCCACCCCCGAGATCGCCGCCGGCGAACTGCAAAAGGCGATGCACCGACTGCACACGTCGAAAGACTAACCACGGGGAACACGGAGAGTACGGGGTAAAAACAAGGATAGTAATACATGCTCAAGGATTGTGAAGAATCGATTATCGAACAAACATTGACCGCAGCGACCTGCGTGCATAGCACCATCGGCCCTGGGTTACTTGAGTCGATTTACGAGAAG
Coding sequences within it:
- the pth gene encoding aminoacyl-tRNA hydrolase, producing MALTSPIQLIVGLGNPGTRYEPSRHNAGFWFIDELARRHGGALRSENKFHGEVGRLQIAGNDVWLLKPMTYMNRSGQAVAALAHFYKIPVEAVLVAHDELDLPPGGVKLKQGGGHAGHNGLRDICAQLGRDFLRMRIGIGHPGHASEVTGYVLGKPSPEERGLMERAIDECVEATPEIAAGELQKAMHRLHTSKD